The Archangium lipolyticum genomic interval GGCCGGCTGCGCCGCCTGCTGTCCATCCTGAAGATGCGCGACAGCGACAACGACCCCTTCCTGCGCGAGCTCGTCATCTCCGGCCAGGGCTTGCAGGTGCAGGAGCCCTATGCCGAGCTCGAGGGGATGCTGACTGACATGCCGCACCACCGCCCCCCCTCCGCGCGGCCCAAGGCGCCCAGGCCCACCAAGAGCCCCAAACGCCGCCCGCGCAAACCCCGAGGGCGCGGATGAGCCGCATCCTCATCGTCGAGGATGAGGAGATCCTCGCGGCCTCGCTCGAGGACATCCTTGAGGACGAGGGGCATCACGTGCGCATGGCTCGCAACGGCCTGGAGGCTCTCGAATTGCTCACGCGGGAGCGGCCGGACCTGGTGCTGCTCGACCTGATGCTGCCCCTGATGGACGGCCTCACGGTATTGAAGACCCTGCGGCGGGAGTCGCCCGCCCCGGCGGTGGTCGTCATGACCTCCTGCGAGCGTACGGTGTTGAGAGAAGTCCCCGTCCAGGGATTCCTCCGCAAGCCCTTCTCGCTCGATGCACTGCTCGGCGCGGTGAAGGCAGCGCTGCCCTGAAACGCGAAAGGGGAAGGCCCGGATGAGCCTCCCCCTGACGAGGGCCCTCCCCAGCGGGGGGAGGGCCGTCACGCGTGCTTCAACGGTGGGCGCGAAGCCCTTCGGCGTAGTGCTGCAACTGGCGCTTCGCGGCATCGAAGGCATCGTTCACGGCCTGGTACGGGTCCTCGTGTGCGGCGCGGTCACCATGCTCGCGGTCGACCACGATGTTCTTGCCGGGGACGTGCAGGTCCAGACGGACGTGGAAATGCTTGCC includes:
- a CDS encoding response regulator, with the protein product MSRILIVEDEEILAASLEDILEDEGHHVRMARNGLEALELLTRERPDLVLLDLMLPLMDGLTVLKTLRRESPAPAVVVMTSCERTVLREVPVQGFLRKPFSLDALLGAVKAALP
- a CDS encoding HPF/RaiA family ribosome-associated protein, which translates into the protein MKRNLQITFRGMNPSDALSEHIRDSADKLEQFFDGITGCHVVVEEPHRHHQQGKHFHVRLDLHVPGKNIVVDREHGDRAAHEDPYQAVNDAFDAAKRQLQHYAEGLRAHR